One window of the Rosa rugosa chromosome 3, drRosRugo1.1, whole genome shotgun sequence genome contains the following:
- the LOC133739223 gene encoding extensin-2-like — protein MGKMGTSLVLSLLVAIVALASQTSANYPYSSLPPPASPPYHYKSPPPPSPPVHYAPPHHPHYPPKSPPKPPVYSPPKHPHYPPKSPPSPTPPVDSPPKHPHYPPKSPPKPPVYSPPKHPYYPPKSPPKPPVYSPPKHPHYPPKSPPKPPVYSPPKHPHYPPKSPPKPPVYSPPKHPHYPPKSPPPPHKPYKLPSGHFFETPPPSPPPRYGY, from the coding sequence ATGGGGAAAATGGGGACCTCTCTAGTTTTGAGTCTTCTAGTGGCAATAGTCGCTCTCGCTTCGCAAACCTCGGCAAATTACCCTTACTCCTCTCTTCCACCACCTGCCTCTCCTCCTTACCACTACAAGTCTCCGCCACCACCATCGCCGCCAGTGCACTACGCACCACCCCATCATCCTCACTATCCTCCCAAGTCACCGCCTAAGCCTCCGGTGTACTCTCCACCAAAGCATCCTCATTACCCACCAAAGTCACCACCATCACCCACACCGCCGGTGGACTCGCCTCCTAAGCATCCTCATTATCCACCAAAGTCACCACCAAAGCCTCCTGTTTACTCCCCTCCTAAGCACCCCTATTACCCTCCCAAATCACCACCTAAGCCTCCGGTCTACTCGCCGCCTAAGCATCCCCATTATCCACCAAAGTCACCACCAAAGCCTCCGGTGTACTCCCCTCCTAAGCACCCCCATTACCCTCCTAAGTCACCACCTAAGCCTCCGGTGTACTCGCCGCCTAAGCATCCCCATTATCCACCAaaatctccaccaccaccacacaaGCCTTACAAGCTTCCTAGTGGTCATTTCTTTGAGACCccacctccttctcctcctcctcgttACGGCTACTAG